Proteins from one Gasterosteus aculeatus chromosome 11, fGasAcu3.hap1.1, whole genome shotgun sequence genomic window:
- the copz2 gene encoding coatomer subunit zeta-2 isoform X1 has product MEPLIPRIVALVEPSLYTVKAVFILDNDGNRLLSKYYDPELYPSMKEQKNFERNVFNKTHKADNEIAFLEGMTVVYKSSIDLFFYVVGSPQENELMLVAVLSCLFESLSQILRKNVERRCLLDNMEGVFLIVDEIIDGGVILESDPQQVLQKVNYRVDENPLSEQSVAQHITEKLALTSNVLQSAKEQIKWSILK; this is encoded by the exons ATGGAGCCGTTGATTCCTCGCATCGTCGCCTTAGTG GAACCCTCCCTCTACACAGTGAAAGCTGTTTTCATCCTCGACAATGATGGCAACAGACTTCTGTCCAAG TACTACGACCCCGAGCTTTACCCCTCCATGAAGGAACAGAAGAACTTTGAGAGGAACGTCTTCAACAAGACACACAAGGCCGACA ATGAGATTGCTTTCCTGGAAGGGATGACCGTGGTCTATAAGAGCAGTATCGATCTCTTCTTCTATGTAGTGGGAAGTCCTCAGGAGAACGAG CTGATGCTGGTGGCAGTCCTGAGTTGCCTGTTTGAGTCCCTCAGTCAGATCCTCAG GAAAAATGTGGAGCGCAGGTGTTTACTGGACAACATGGAGGGAGTGTTCCTCATTGTAGACGAAATCATTGATGGAGG GGTGATCCTGGAGAGCGACCCCCAGCAGGTCCTACAGAAGGTCAACTACAGG gtGGATGAAAACCCATTGTCTGAACAAAGCGtggcacag CACATAACAGAAAAACTGGCGCTGACCTCAAAT GTCCTGCAGTCAGCTAAGGAGCAGATAAAATGGTCCATACTGAAATGA
- the copz2 gene encoding coatomer subunit zeta-2 isoform X4 — translation MDYATLEPSLYTVKAVFILDNDGNRLLSKYYDPELYPSMKEQKNFERNVFNKTHKADNEIAFLEGMTVVYKSSIDLFFYVVGSPQENELMLVAVLSCLFESLSQILRKNVERRCLLDNMEGVFLIVDEIIDGGVILESDPQQVLQKVNYRVDENPLSEQSVAQVLQSAKEQIKWSILK, via the exons ATGGACTACGCGACTCTG GAACCCTCCCTCTACACAGTGAAAGCTGTTTTCATCCTCGACAATGATGGCAACAGACTTCTGTCCAAG TACTACGACCCCGAGCTTTACCCCTCCATGAAGGAACAGAAGAACTTTGAGAGGAACGTCTTCAACAAGACACACAAGGCCGACA ATGAGATTGCTTTCCTGGAAGGGATGACCGTGGTCTATAAGAGCAGTATCGATCTCTTCTTCTATGTAGTGGGAAGTCCTCAGGAGAACGAG CTGATGCTGGTGGCAGTCCTGAGTTGCCTGTTTGAGTCCCTCAGTCAGATCCTCAG GAAAAATGTGGAGCGCAGGTGTTTACTGGACAACATGGAGGGAGTGTTCCTCATTGTAGACGAAATCATTGATGGAGG GGTGATCCTGGAGAGCGACCCCCAGCAGGTCCTACAGAAGGTCAACTACAGG gtGGATGAAAACCCATTGTCTGAACAAAGCGtggcacag GTCCTGCAGTCAGCTAAGGAGCAGATAAAATGGTCCATACTGAAATGA
- the copz2 gene encoding coatomer subunit zeta-2 isoform X3, which translates to MEPLIPRIVALVEPSLYTVKAVFILDNDGNRLLSKYYDPELYPSMKEQKNFERNVFNKTHKADNEIAFLEGMTVVYKSSIDLFFYVVGSPQENELMLVAVLSCLFESLSQILRKNVERRCLLDNMEGVFLIVDEIIDGGVILESDPQQVLQKVNYRVDENPLSEQSVAQVLQSAKEQIKWSILK; encoded by the exons ATGGAGCCGTTGATTCCTCGCATCGTCGCCTTAGTG GAACCCTCCCTCTACACAGTGAAAGCTGTTTTCATCCTCGACAATGATGGCAACAGACTTCTGTCCAAG TACTACGACCCCGAGCTTTACCCCTCCATGAAGGAACAGAAGAACTTTGAGAGGAACGTCTTCAACAAGACACACAAGGCCGACA ATGAGATTGCTTTCCTGGAAGGGATGACCGTGGTCTATAAGAGCAGTATCGATCTCTTCTTCTATGTAGTGGGAAGTCCTCAGGAGAACGAG CTGATGCTGGTGGCAGTCCTGAGTTGCCTGTTTGAGTCCCTCAGTCAGATCCTCAG GAAAAATGTGGAGCGCAGGTGTTTACTGGACAACATGGAGGGAGTGTTCCTCATTGTAGACGAAATCATTGATGGAGG GGTGATCCTGGAGAGCGACCCCCAGCAGGTCCTACAGAAGGTCAACTACAGG gtGGATGAAAACCCATTGTCTGAACAAAGCGtggcacag GTCCTGCAGTCAGCTAAGGAGCAGATAAAATGGTCCATACTGAAATGA
- the copz2 gene encoding coatomer subunit zeta-2 isoform X2, which translates to MDYATLEPSLYTVKAVFILDNDGNRLLSKYYDPELYPSMKEQKNFERNVFNKTHKADNEIAFLEGMTVVYKSSIDLFFYVVGSPQENELMLVAVLSCLFESLSQILRKNVERRCLLDNMEGVFLIVDEIIDGGVILESDPQQVLQKVNYRVDENPLSEQSVAQHITEKLALTSNVLQSAKEQIKWSILK; encoded by the exons ATGGACTACGCGACTCTG GAACCCTCCCTCTACACAGTGAAAGCTGTTTTCATCCTCGACAATGATGGCAACAGACTTCTGTCCAAG TACTACGACCCCGAGCTTTACCCCTCCATGAAGGAACAGAAGAACTTTGAGAGGAACGTCTTCAACAAGACACACAAGGCCGACA ATGAGATTGCTTTCCTGGAAGGGATGACCGTGGTCTATAAGAGCAGTATCGATCTCTTCTTCTATGTAGTGGGAAGTCCTCAGGAGAACGAG CTGATGCTGGTGGCAGTCCTGAGTTGCCTGTTTGAGTCCCTCAGTCAGATCCTCAG GAAAAATGTGGAGCGCAGGTGTTTACTGGACAACATGGAGGGAGTGTTCCTCATTGTAGACGAAATCATTGATGGAGG GGTGATCCTGGAGAGCGACCCCCAGCAGGTCCTACAGAAGGTCAACTACAGG gtGGATGAAAACCCATTGTCTGAACAAAGCGtggcacag CACATAACAGAAAAACTGGCGCTGACCTCAAAT GTCCTGCAGTCAGCTAAGGAGCAGATAAAATGGTCCATACTGAAATGA